A genome region from Tolypothrix sp. PCC 7712 includes the following:
- a CDS encoding cytochrome P450, whose translation MTLTYSLPDGPKLPRWQRLFKFVTQPVQYLEGFAKIYGDSFTVWSKGANHLVYFSHPQAIEEIFTADPSYFQTGGGDGILRLLLGDNSVILLDGDRHQRQRQLLTPPFHGERMRAYGQDIREIAEQISNEWQIGKPFNIRNSMQEITLRVILRVVFGLDEGERFQELRQLLSSLLDFIGSPVLFASFLFKFMRQDLGAWSPWGRIIRQLQKIDQLIYALIQERRAESNHNRQDILSLMMAARYEDGQPMSDLELRDELMTLLVAGHETTASALTWAFYWIDQLPEVQEKLLQELDTLGVNPDASSIAKLPYLTAVCQETLRIYPIVINGFLRVAKYPIEIMGYKLPVGTFIVPSIYLAHHREAVYPNSDQFRPERFLERQFSPYEYLPFGGGNRRCIGLAFAQYEMKIVLATILSHFQVSLVNKRPVSPVRRGLTLSTPPGLRMIARLQVKRGNSLITNS comes from the coding sequence ATGACACTCACTTACAGCTTACCTGATGGGCCAAAACTACCGCGTTGGCAAAGGCTTTTCAAGTTTGTGACTCAACCAGTGCAATATTTAGAAGGTTTTGCCAAAATCTACGGTGATTCATTCACTGTTTGGAGTAAGGGTGCTAACCATCTAGTATATTTTAGCCATCCCCAAGCGATAGAGGAGATTTTTACTGCCGATCCGAGTTATTTTCAGACTGGTGGGGGGGACGGAATTTTAAGATTGTTGTTAGGTGATAATTCTGTAATTTTACTTGATGGCGATCGCCACCAACGCCAACGGCAGCTATTAACCCCGCCCTTTCATGGTGAAAGAATGCGGGCTTACGGCCAAGATATTCGTGAAATTGCTGAACAGATAAGTAACGAATGGCAGATTGGTAAGCCTTTCAATATCCGTAACTCCATGCAAGAAATTACCTTGCGCGTCATTTTACGAGTAGTGTTTGGTTTGGATGAAGGTGAGCGGTTTCAAGAACTGCGGCAATTGCTCAGTTCTTTGCTAGATTTTATCGGTTCTCCTGTGCTGTTTGCTTCCTTCTTGTTTAAATTTATGCGACAAGATTTAGGTGCATGGAGTCCTTGGGGTAGGATAATCCGCCAACTGCAAAAAATTGACCAATTAATTTATGCTTTGATTCAAGAACGCCGGGCTGAATCTAACCACAATCGTCAAGATATCCTCAGTTTGATGATGGCGGCTCGTTATGAAGACGGACAACCAATGTCAGATTTAGAATTACGTGATGAATTAATGACATTATTGGTTGCAGGGCATGAAACTACTGCTTCTGCATTAACATGGGCTTTTTATTGGATTGACCAATTACCAGAAGTGCAAGAAAAGTTACTACAAGAACTAGATACCCTTGGTGTCAATCCTGATGCGAGTAGCATTGCTAAGTTGCCTTATTTAACAGCAGTCTGTCAAGAAACATTGCGGATTTATCCAATTGTGATCAATGGTTTTCTGAGGGTGGCAAAATATCCAATTGAAATTATGGGTTACAAATTACCTGTAGGAACCTTCATTGTTCCCAGCATTTATTTAGCGCATCATCGCGAAGCAGTTTACCCAAATTCTGATCAATTTCGCCCAGAACGCTTTTTAGAAAGGCAATTTTCCCCATACGAATACTTACCTTTTGGTGGTGGTAATCGTCGCTGTATCGGGTTAGCATTTGCTCAATACGAAATGAAAATTGTTTTAGCAACAATTCTGTCACATTTTCAAGTTTCATTAGTAAATAAACGTCCTGTGTCTCCTGTACGCCGTGGCTTAACTCTTTCCACACCCCCAGGATTGCGAATGATTGCAAGACTTCAAGTAAAGCGTGGAAATAGTTTAATTACTAATTCGTAA
- a CDS encoding acyltransferase — protein MQQLKNKVTNKLERILEQNLVPRLVKWGEYLENKIRRYKHQQLKPQLKFCGADVRFKRDIKIEHPQNVSLGNKVYIGPDVLLDGRGGITIGDNSTIGFNVVILSANHDYQSNELPYEYNVYIHKPVVIGRNVWIGGNVLIVPGVTIGDGAIIAAGTVVTGNVEPLAIVGNQPMRTIKYRDKEHYQRLASEQNIS, from the coding sequence ATGCAACAGTTAAAAAATAAAGTAACGAATAAATTAGAACGAATATTAGAGCAAAATTTAGTACCCCGTTTAGTCAAGTGGGGAGAATACTTAGAAAATAAAATTAGGCGTTACAAGCATCAACAACTGAAGCCGCAATTAAAATTTTGTGGTGCAGATGTGCGATTTAAGCGAGATATCAAAATTGAGCATCCACAAAATGTTTCTCTAGGGAATAAAGTTTATATTGGCCCGGATGTTTTATTAGATGGTCGTGGTGGCATCACAATTGGCGATAATAGTACAATCGGATTTAACGTTGTTATCCTGTCTGCAAATCATGATTATCAAAGTAATGAACTGCCCTATGAATATAATGTTTATATTCATAAACCAGTAGTTATTGGTCGTAATGTTTGGATTGGTGGTAATGTTCTCATTGTTCCTGGCGTGACAATTGGAGATGGAGCAATTATCGCAGCTGGTACAGTTGTCACTGGCAATGTTGAGCCTTTAGCAATTGTTGGTAATCAACCGATGAGAACTATTAAATATCGCGATAAAGAACATTATCAACGCCTTGCAAGCGAGCAAAATATTAGCTAA
- a CDS encoding alpha/beta fold hydrolase, protein MFGSFLPTAVGQLQEPAAIALAQSIQSQAIATPLATQPINTTYVHQGSGGVPILLIHGFDSSVLEFRRLLPLLAAENETWAVDLLGFGFTERLSGINYSPTAIKTHLYYFWKTLINQPVILLGASMGGAAAIDFTLTYPEAVNKLVLMDSAGLQGGSPLSKFMFPPLDYFATEFLRNPKVRDRISRAAYKAQQLVTNDGVDCAALHLQMPNWSQALIAFTKSGGYRAFRFKKLAEIQQSTLILWGDSDKILGTKDAQRFKRAIPHSQLLWIQDCGHLPHLEQPQITAKNILEFGRNTPEF, encoded by the coding sequence ATGTTTGGAAGTTTTTTACCTACAGCCGTTGGGCAACTACAAGAACCTGCTGCGATCGCACTTGCTCAAAGTATTCAATCTCAGGCGATCGCCACTCCTCTGGCTACTCAACCAATCAATACTACCTATGTACATCAAGGTAGTGGTGGTGTACCAATTTTATTAATTCATGGCTTTGATAGTTCAGTTTTAGAATTCCGGCGACTACTCCCATTATTAGCCGCAGAAAATGAAACTTGGGCTGTGGATTTATTGGGTTTTGGTTTTACAGAAAGACTATCTGGAATTAACTATAGTCCCACTGCAATTAAAACTCATCTTTATTATTTTTGGAAAACCCTCATTAACCAACCTGTAATTTTGCTTGGTGCATCAATGGGGGGTGCAGCAGCAATTGACTTTACACTCACCTATCCTGAAGCGGTAAACAAACTAGTGTTAATGGATAGTGCAGGTTTGCAGGGTGGTTCACCATTAAGCAAATTCATGTTTCCCCCTTTGGATTACTTCGCCACAGAATTTTTGCGTAATCCCAAAGTGCGCGATCGCATTTCTCGCGCAGCTTATAAAGCTCAACAATTGGTAACCAATGATGGTGTAGATTGTGCCGCATTACACCTACAAATGCCAAACTGGAGTCAAGCTTTAATTGCTTTTACTAAAAGTGGTGGTTATCGCGCTTTTAGATTTAAAAAATTAGCCGAAATTCAGCAGTCTACACTAATTTTATGGGGTGACTCCGATAAAATTTTGGGTACTAAAGATGCTCAAAGATTTAAACGCGCAATTCCCCACAGTCAACTTTTATGGATACAAGATTGTGGGCATCTTCCTCACCTAGAACAACCACAAATCACCGCTAAAAACATTTTAGAATTTGGCCGCAATACCCCTGAATTTTAA
- a CDS encoding HEAT repeat domain-containing protein encodes MHDWQYFFNCDGCANFSDERTLLNQGNYRIFEPEWKAEILYWFRREDVSKAQKEEFIQALINFDDNCGDFYRYRAYFLAAEALAYFPECSLGDAIVAQLLKWSYGYFRQDKRDWQIVPKPLVKAARKTLELTDKNRVVAAFVDLVHTTESRTIMRLAAEKLAQFDPGNQSAFAALALLHSVPNQEKIAVSSESAIASVIQIMETTPNKYNCWEAIATLGKIAVGNQTAFVKDVGAAIASLVKFLQINQGDRICLDAAKVLWQLDPGNAAVIQALIYLLENSASISLINSVAAYVLEIDPGNKVAINVLCELVKNLGQSPADPEYAKYIAWAATKKLLEIDPSHQLAINALVQLIKTAQNHSYLNIAVKDLGSLGAGNQAVIASLIELIFATNNDYILCDAAWSLGRIDPGNQIAITTLIEKIVTTEDESICCIAAVYLGELIPGNILVINTLSRLLETTQSEWVQMYASENLIKIDPANPKTIATLCQIAQNNPYKYASFLIIAVHNFEQLDCSDKLVRDKLNEVITTLIQFIQTFTQDDDNKNCCNNNATTQLCYESYLMDIADVLTKILRSEHLPQVITALKGYLSQPFAKNSSYRYDAVFHIIWHCANNLNYPDFYTAWHK; translated from the coding sequence ATGCATGATTGGCAATATTTCTTTAACTGCGATGGCTGCGCCAACTTCTCTGACGAACGCACTCTTCTAAATCAAGGTAATTACCGCATTTTTGAGCCAGAGTGGAAAGCTGAAATTCTGTACTGGTTTAGGCGAGAGGATGTATCTAAGGCGCAAAAAGAAGAATTTATCCAGGCTTTAATAAATTTTGATGATAATTGCGGCGATTTTTATCGTTACCGCGCCTACTTCTTGGCTGCTGAAGCTTTAGCTTACTTCCCGGAATGCAGTTTAGGGGATGCGATTGTTGCACAACTGCTGAAATGGAGTTATGGCTATTTTCGTCAGGATAAGCGAGATTGGCAAATAGTTCCAAAACCTCTAGTTAAAGCAGCTAGAAAAACTCTGGAATTAACCGATAAAAACCGTGTAGTTGCTGCCTTTGTGGATTTAGTTCATACTACTGAAAGTCGCACAATTATGCGCCTAGCAGCAGAGAAATTAGCACAATTCGATCCGGGTAATCAAAGTGCATTTGCAGCTTTGGCGCTACTACATTCGGTTCCAAATCAGGAGAAAATAGCTGTTAGCAGTGAAAGTGCGATCGCATCTGTAATTCAAATTATGGAGACAACGCCAAACAAGTATAATTGCTGGGAGGCGATCGCAACTTTAGGAAAAATCGCTGTCGGTAATCAAACTGCGTTCGTCAAAGACGTTGGCGCAGCCATCGCATCTCTCGTCAAATTCTTGCAAATCAACCAAGGCGATAGAATTTGTTTAGATGCAGCTAAAGTACTTTGGCAACTCGATCCCGGTAATGCTGCTGTAATCCAGGCTTTAATTTATCTTCTGGAAAATTCTGCGAGTATATCTCTCATAAATTCCGTAGCTGCATATGTGCTGGAAATCGATCCAGGTAACAAAGTTGCTATTAATGTTTTATGCGAGTTAGTAAAAAATCTAGGACAATCCCCAGCAGATCCAGAGTATGCCAAATATATTGCATGGGCAGCAACTAAGAAGTTGTTAGAAATCGACCCCAGTCATCAACTGGCAATTAACGCCTTAGTTCAACTGATTAAGACTGCTCAAAATCATTCTTATCTTAATATAGCAGTTAAGGATTTGGGAAGTCTGGGCGCTGGAAATCAAGCTGTTATTGCAAGTTTAATTGAATTGATTTTTGCCACTAACAATGATTACATATTATGCGATGCAGCTTGGAGCTTAGGTAGAATTGATCCTGGTAATCAAATAGCGATCACTACACTAATAGAAAAAATTGTCACAACTGAGGATGAGTCTATTTGTTGTATTGCTGCTGTCTATTTAGGAGAGTTAATTCCTGGGAATATACTAGTAATTAACACCTTATCTCGGCTTCTGGAAACTACTCAGAGTGAGTGGGTGCAGATGTATGCTAGCGAAAACCTGATAAAAATTGATCCTGCTAATCCAAAAACGATCGCTACTTTATGCCAGATAGCACAAAACAATCCGTATAAATATGCATCATTTTTAATTATTGCAGTTCATAATTTTGAACAACTTGATTGCAGTGACAAATTGGTGCGAGACAAACTCAACGAAGTTATCACTACTCTTATCCAATTCATTCAAACCTTTACGCAGGATGATGACAATAAGAACTGCTGCAATAATAACGCCACTACTCAGTTATGCTATGAATCTTATTTAATGGATATAGCTGATGTTTTGACAAAAATCCTCCGCAGCGAACATCTACCGCAAGTCATTACAGCTTTAAAAGGCTACCTCAGCCAACCGTTTGCTAAAAATAGTTCTTATCGCTACGATGCTGTATTTCATATTATCTGGCATTGTGCCAATAATCTAAACTATCCAGATTTCTACACAGCTTGGCACAAATGA
- a CDS encoding response regulator, which yields MTKRVLIVDDEPDIRRIIQVSLEEMAGWKVSTAQSGSDALLTVKTGHWDAILLDISMPDMSGFDVCQKLQSDPATQLIPIVLLTAKVQPSDRRRFAQMGVAGVIAKPFNPVTISNEVAQTLGWELF from the coding sequence ATGACGAAACGCGTTTTAATTGTTGATGACGAACCTGATATTCGTCGTATTATCCAAGTATCCTTAGAAGAAATGGCAGGATGGAAAGTCAGCACAGCTCAGTCGGGTAGTGACGCATTACTGACAGTAAAAACCGGACATTGGGATGCCATTCTTCTAGATATTTCTATGCCCGATATGAGTGGATTTGATGTCTGTCAGAAGCTGCAATCCGATCCCGCTACACAACTGATTCCCATAGTGTTGTTAACAGCAAAAGTACAACCGAGCGATCGCCGTCGTTTTGCCCAGATGGGTGTCGCTGGCGTGATTGCTAAACCTTTCAACCCCGTTACTATATCTAACGAGGTAGCCCAAACTTTAGGATGGGAATTGTTCTAA
- a CDS encoding filamentous hemagglutinin N-terminal domain-containing protein, which produces MRQIAQKILLTSSTVVCCILTNNIAQAQISSDGTLPTPSNVNQINNVFEITGGTQAGNNLFHSLREFSIFNGSEAFFKQSPNTSNIVNIITRVTGGSISNIDGLIRENYGANLILINPSGINFGANAQLNIGGSFLGTTASSLIFADGTEFSATNTQNSPLLTISVPVGLQFGQNPAAIRVQGTGHNFTVSNPIFSPVTRSNSLTGLRVQPGQTLALIGGNLSLDGGTLTAESGRIELGSVAGGLVNLNPIVGGWTFNYQRVPSFSDIELSQKALADASGSNGFIQVQGRNLVVRDGSLVLIQNQGFQPNGNIQVNTSESVKVSGVSTDGNIRSSLTNETVGLGGGGDVAVSTRNLVVEGGASIVAKTFTPATGGNININALDSLQVNGASIVNPSVTSSIVAATFGPGNSGNNTVSTRSVSATGGGTIASASFGSGKGGNLNVNAADVVEIMGVEPNFFAPSALLVTAFNAGDSGNLTLNTSKLTVQDGGRVGTLTSASGAAGDVTINAPEFVEVKGTVLGSVNPSLIGSAANLVDPSLQQLLGLPPIPSGASGNVTINTGQLRITDGATVTARNDGSGNSGFVKVNAGSILLDSGGSITSELGGSIRQGQFFFFSPVTLLGGKGGDIAISTQNLVVRGGASISTATFTDRAGGNVDVNASDSVQVSGFVPFNPSAISFISASTFGLGKSGNVNLSTGKLTIADGGTVGAATFGTGSGGDISINATNYVEVIGVEPSFLKPSIVGVSTFNGGNAGNLTINTPKLFVRDGGRVDASTVATGSAGSITINAPQSVEVTGTIVGTSIPSQISSGANIESEITRQLFRLPPAPSGASGGVTINTSRLVVKDGAQVTARNEGSGNAGDLKINAGSTFIDTRGGISAATISGEGGNIFLRTNSLVMRGGSQISTETGGTGNGGNITITGNSPADFVTLLEGSKIIANAFQGNGGNISINAQALFVCPECQISASSQFGIDGQVKILTFDTSKNPEVLDLSPEIAKPEEVVAQACPAQKTQSRSQFIISGRGGLPPRPSEPLSSNTLASFESTSTQAESSTNAIATAKTHVSPLPPPAQGWYVNPNGTVILTADPSTTTPYASGLSSASCHTAVN; this is translated from the coding sequence ATGAGACAGATTGCTCAAAAGATTTTACTTACTAGCAGTACAGTTGTTTGCTGTATATTAACAAATAATATCGCTCAGGCACAAATTTCCTCAGATGGAACGCTGCCGACACCAAGCAATGTCAATCAAATTAATAATGTTTTTGAAATTACCGGAGGCACACAAGCTGGTAATAACCTATTTCACAGCTTAAGAGAATTTTCTATTTTTAATGGTAGTGAAGCTTTTTTTAAGCAAAGTCCTAATACAAGTAATATCGTCAATATTATTACTCGAGTTACAGGTGGATCAATTTCTAATATTGATGGATTAATCAGAGAAAACTATGGCGCAAATTTGATTTTAATTAATCCGAGTGGGATTAATTTTGGTGCTAATGCTCAACTAAACATAGGTGGCTCTTTTTTAGGAACTACGGCTAGTAGCCTCATATTTGCCGATGGTACAGAATTTAGTGCTACCAATACTCAAAATTCTCCTTTACTGACAATCAGCGTTCCCGTTGGCTTGCAATTTGGGCAGAATCCCGCAGCAATTCGCGTACAAGGTACAGGTCATAATTTCACGGTGAGCAATCCCATCTTCTCACCTGTAACCAGAAGCAATAGTTTAACAGGTTTGCGGGTACAACCAGGGCAGACTCTAGCTTTGATTGGTGGCAATCTCAGCTTAGATGGGGGTACTCTCACTGCAGAAAGTGGACGAATAGAATTAGGTAGCGTGGCTGGAGGTCTGGTTAACCTGAATCCAATTGTTGGCGGTTGGACTTTCAATTATCAGAGAGTACCTAGTTTCAGCGATATTGAGCTATCTCAAAAAGCCTTAGCAGATGCTAGTGGTAGTAATGGTTTTATCCAAGTGCAAGGGCGCAACCTTGTAGTACGCGATGGTTCACTAGTTTTGATTCAAAATCAAGGGTTTCAACCAAATGGCAACATCCAAGTGAATACTTCCGAGTCTGTCAAAGTCAGTGGTGTCAGTACAGACGGAAATATTCGCAGCAGTCTCACAAACGAAACAGTGGGACTTGGTGGTGGGGGAGATGTTGCTGTTTCCACTAGAAATTTAGTTGTGGAAGGTGGAGCCAGCATCGTTGCGAAAACCTTCACTCCAGCCACAGGCGGTAACATCAATATCAATGCCTTGGATTCGTTACAAGTGAATGGCGCAAGTATTGTTAATCCTAGCGTTACTAGTTCTATTGTTGCTGCAACTTTTGGCCCAGGAAACTCTGGCAATAACACCGTATCAACTAGAAGTGTCAGCGCCACAGGAGGAGGAACGATCGCTTCTGCTTCTTTTGGTAGCGGTAAAGGCGGAAATTTGAATGTTAATGCCGCTGATGTTGTAGAAATTATGGGTGTGGAACCCAACTTTTTTGCACCCAGCGCTTTATTGGTGACTGCATTTAATGCCGGAGATAGCGGTAACTTGACACTTAATACATCCAAATTAACAGTTCAAGATGGGGGGAGAGTTGGTACTTTAACCTCTGCCAGTGGTGCAGCTGGTGATGTTACCATTAACGCCCCTGAGTTCGTGGAAGTAAAAGGTACAGTATTAGGATCAGTCAATCCCAGTCTGATTGGCTCCGCTGCCAATTTAGTCGATCCCAGCTTGCAACAGCTGTTGGGCTTACCTCCCATACCCAGTGGAGCTTCTGGAAATGTGACAATTAATACAGGTCAGTTGCGGATTACAGATGGTGCTACAGTCACAGCCAGAAATGATGGCTCAGGAAATTCCGGATTTGTGAAGGTGAACGCTGGCTCTATTTTGTTAGATAGCGGAGGTAGTATTACATCCGAATTGGGAGGAAGCATCAGACAAGGGCAGTTTTTCTTCTTTTCACCTGTAACTTTGCTTGGTGGTAAAGGAGGAGACATTGCCATTTCCACCCAAAATTTAGTTGTCCGGGGAGGAGCCAGCATTTCCACTGCTACCTTTACAGATAGGGCAGGTGGCAATGTCGATGTCAATGCCTCCGATTCTGTACAAGTGAGTGGATTTGTACCATTTAATCCCAGTGCCATCAGTTTTATCAGTGCTTCCACCTTCGGTTTAGGTAAATCGGGAAATGTCAACCTGTCCACAGGAAAGCTGACCATTGCTGATGGGGGAACTGTGGGTGCTGCAACCTTTGGTACTGGTTCTGGCGGAGATATTAGCATCAATGCAACTAATTATGTAGAAGTCATCGGCGTAGAACCCAGCTTTTTGAAGCCTAGTATTGTGGGAGTTTCAACTTTCAATGGTGGCAATGCTGGTAACTTGACTATCAATACACCCAAGCTATTTGTGCGGGATGGTGGCAGGGTTGATGCTTCTACTGTTGCTACTGGTTCAGCCGGAAGCATTACAATTAACGCTCCGCAATCTGTAGAAGTAACTGGCACAATTGTGGGAACTTCTATTCCCTCTCAAATCAGTTCTGGAGCCAATATAGAAAGTGAAATCACTAGGCAGTTGTTTAGACTACCGCCTGCACCAAGTGGTGCTTCTGGTGGTGTGACGATTAATACTAGTCGATTAGTGGTCAAGGATGGAGCGCAAGTAACCGCCCGCAACGAAGGCTCAGGTAATGCCGGAGACCTGAAGATTAATGCTGGTTCTACTTTTATCGATACTAGAGGTGGCATTTCAGCTGCAACCATATCCGGCGAAGGTGGCAACATTTTCTTGCGGACAAATTCTCTAGTGATGCGTGGTGGCAGTCAAATATCTACAGAAACAGGCGGGACTGGCAATGGAGGTAACATTACAATTACTGGCAACAGCCCTGCTGATTTTGTGACTTTGCTAGAAGGTAGTAAAATCATTGCCAATGCCTTTCAGGGGAATGGCGGCAATATTAGTATTAATGCTCAAGCTCTGTTTGTGTGCCCAGAATGCCAGATTAGTGCCAGTTCTCAGTTCGGCATTGATGGACAAGTAAAGATATTGACATTTGATACTAGTAAAAATCCAGAAGTTTTGGACTTATCGCCAGAAATTGCTAAACCCGAAGAAGTAGTAGCGCAAGCCTGTCCAGCACAAAAGACCCAGAGTCGGAGTCAGTTTATTATCTCAGGACGCGGAGGATTACCACCCCGCCCCAGCGAACCCCTCAGCAGTAACACGTTGGCAAGTTTTGAGTCTACTTCTACTCAAGCAGAATCTTCAACAAATGCGATCGCCACAGCCAAAACCCATGTCTCCCCACTACCACCCCCAGCCCAAGGTTGGTATGTTAACCCCAATGGTACAGTCATCCTCACAGCAGATCCTTCTACAACTACCCCCTACGCTTCTGGCTTAAGTTCAGCATCATGTCATACTGCTGTTAATTAA
- a CDS encoding DUF1772 domain-containing protein: protein MTNVNYWLLTLKLFTVLGCSLVAGVFFAFSTFVMSALARLQPREGIVAMQSINITAINPWFMVALFGTALACLFLAIASLSKLHQPGAVYLLLGSLFYLVGTILVTIAFNVPLNDALAIAKPDSTEGANLWARYLANWTFWNHVRTIAAFSAAALLAIALCKQ, encoded by the coding sequence ATGACAAATGTTAATTACTGGCTATTGACATTAAAACTTTTCACAGTCTTGGGCTGCTCTTTGGTTGCGGGAGTCTTCTTTGCCTTTTCCACTTTTGTGATGAGTGCTTTGGCTCGGCTTCAGCCTAGAGAAGGCATTGTTGCTATGCAATCCATCAATATTACAGCCATCAATCCGTGGTTTATGGTGGCGCTATTTGGAACAGCATTGGCTTGCTTGTTTCTGGCGATCGCATCACTATCAAAGTTACATCAACCTGGTGCAGTCTACTTGCTGCTTGGGAGCCTATTCTATCTCGTAGGTACAATTCTGGTAACAATTGCTTTTAATGTACCCCTCAATGATGCTCTGGCGATCGCCAAACCAGATAGCACTGAGGGCGCAAATCTCTGGGCTAGATATCTTGCTAACTGGACATTCTGGAACCATGTGCGAACAATAGCGGCATTTAGCGCAGCTGCTTTATTGGCGATCGCTCTCTGTAAGCAATAG
- a CDS encoding ParA family protein, producing the protein MPNIIAILNGKGGVGKTTTAVNLAANFAQKYNVILIDADIQGSASWWFGRNQNGMGFDLSQETNPQLLGDLRKLTGYDLVIVDTPPALHSEALATVVAIADYLVLPTPPAPMDLTVLIETVRKAVIPLGVPHRVLLTKVDPRSVGEAVEAQNTLTRLGIPACKTFIRAYKAHERAALEGVAITQWRGKHALEAQLDYRRVANELQLDWRNNG; encoded by the coding sequence GTGCCAAACATCATTGCTATACTCAACGGTAAAGGAGGTGTCGGTAAAACGACTACCGCAGTCAATCTGGCTGCAAACTTTGCCCAAAAATACAATGTAATTCTGATTGACGCAGATATTCAAGGTTCTGCCAGTTGGTGGTTTGGGCGCAATCAGAATGGTATGGGGTTTGATCTATCTCAAGAAACAAATCCGCAACTTTTAGGTGATTTAAGAAAGCTAACAGGTTACGATTTAGTAATAGTGGATACGCCTCCGGCGCTGCACTCTGAAGCATTGGCGACGGTAGTAGCGATCGCAGATTATCTCGTTTTACCCACACCCCCAGCACCAATGGATCTAACCGTCTTAATTGAGACAGTCAGAAAAGCTGTCATTCCTTTGGGAGTTCCCCATCGGGTGCTGCTTACCAAAGTCGATCCGCGGAGTGTTGGGGAAGCAGTTGAGGCGCAAAACACCCTCACGCGATTAGGAATCCCCGCTTGTAAAACCTTTATCCGCGCCTATAAAGCGCACGAGAGAGCAGCACTTGAGGGTGTGGCGATTACTCAATGGCGAGGTAAACACGCACTGGAAGCGCAGTTAGACTATCGTCGTGTAGCTAATGAATTACAGCTTGATTGGAGGAATAATGGTTAA